The Dermacentor silvarum isolate Dsil-2018 chromosome 11, BIME_Dsil_1.4, whole genome shotgun sequence region gcccgtgtgtcacttcgtgtccgcttcatttccagtgtccgtttcatcccCGCGGCGTCttactatacttagcgcaagaaaaaatgaatgcacaccaactagcccaattcatagctcttctaaaagTATATTACAAGGCAACGCGTCGCGGCATTAGGTTTGCCTAAACGGAGGTAAGGGCCCGATTCTAAAActgttttagattaggggacgcaagcggcttgcgtacgccAGAATTAGGGGCCactgtactgcgcatgcgcattcccCTACGTCTGGGTctacgcatgcgcagtaccgtggcccctaTGTTCTggcgtacgcaagccgcttgcgtcccctaatctaaagaTCTCTATTGTGCACGTGCTTTAGCGAGACAAGTGGATAGTTGAGGACAGGGGAGGGGAGGGTGGCGGTGGAAAGGGCGAATTGGCTGCCGGCTGCCGGAGAAATCGCATTGGAAGTGTAGATAGTCGAGTCATGCATTTCGCGGTGTCCAACGAAGCAGCATACAGCGGACGACCGAATAACGAGCCAGAGCGAGTATCAAACCGTCGCGACGCTCTGTTCCCAAGTGTCCATATTCTGCGCCACGACCACGGTGtaatatatcttacaccgtggccacGACAGACACCTCCTGTGGAACAAAACCGGAACAGGAATTCGTATGACGGCTATTACAGTAACTTACTTTTATGGCGCACTGGGGCTAGTCGGTATTCCCTCTAGGGTTATGAGGTCGAGGAACTTCATTTAAtgcaaaagaaagagagagaaacgagaattCGAAACTGTCATGCGAGGAGTACTCCTGTTAACAGCCAAAACGTTGCACACTCAAACTGTCTGTTCTTATACTGTGGATCAAAGCAGGGAAGACCGGCGCTCGAAGGTGCACAGTCTTGCGTCCCCGTATACGTGGCTCAGTATAGTGCGCGTGGCGAGCCTATGTGTGTATAGGAACTAGTGCTGGCCAGCCGACGGGGTCATCGTCGTCGCGCTCTGGTTGTCCGTGGGCGTCCAGTACCGGTCGAGCAGGAGCAGCGCGGGCTTCGGCAGCGCGGGCCCTATGAGCGGGTTGATCTGCGCCAGGTAGGTGCACAGCCAGCTGAGGTAGAGGCACGCCGCGGTGCACACCAGCATGCAGCGGATGACACCGCGGTTCTCGCTGCGCGGCACGAAGCACGGCGACAGCACGGCCACGCCCAGCCAGAAGGCCGACATGGACGCCACCAGGCGCTCGTCCATCGGCATCGCGGTCACGGTGGCCTTATTGGGGAAACCGGCCGGCGCTTGCTTGCTGTCAGACTTGGCCGCGCCACTTGAGAAGCAGGCTCGGTGGTGGTGGAGAAGGGGTGGATCTTCGGCTGGAGGGCATCGAGGTTATACTTAATTTAAGGGGTACGCAAGTTCACTTTGAGCCACACCGATATAAAgaggcagtatctatctatctccaTTCATCAATGTGTGTCCATGCTTCTATACACAATGCGTCGACGGATCTATCTACCCATTCGTCCATGCAACCATCTATCCACCTAAGTATCTTTATCACGCTAGTCTGTCGATCGATCCATCCGTCCATCTATCCCTATAGGAAAAAAAATGCCCCTAACTCCTAATAACCAATAATCCTATATGATATACATGACATCCTGTATGAAAACCCCTATGTTCGCATATGTCATATGATTATTGGGCACTCTGTCGGTGTGTTTGTGCGTGTTCGTATGACGTGTTTGTTCCTAAGATGCTGTTGTTCGGTGCGTGCAAACGTGTGCTCAAGGAACGGCGGGATATAATGCGTCTTTGTCAGTCTAGAAAGCTGCCGATTATAACTTTATACGAACAAGCACCCGTGGAAATTCGTGAAGCTTCACGGCTCAGTGAACAGCCGTGGAGATATTAACTACAGaaaccaattaaaaaaaaagaaacaaaaagaaaagaaacgtgggAGCAGTTGAAGTTTCGGGAGAACATGGTGGTTAAGGTGTTGTGGCCGTATAAAGGAGCCTTCTTATTTTTTAAAGCCTCGTTTGTGCTTTCGTTTTCCGTGGTTTCATTCGCGCGAGCGTTCGCTTATCGCCATCTTCCTGCAAACCAAACTGCCACGTGCCAGGTCAAGGTACGGCCTAGCGGCTCTATGTGATACTAAACGCGAAGCAATCTTGACCCGTATTTCGTAACGTGTAGCATTTCATTTTCTCCATTCTTATGAAGGCCGATCTTAGCGATAACAACGGCGGCGTCCGAGCCAGCCCCGAGGCAATGACGGAATGTCGATAAGAATGCCAAATGAGATGAATCATTAGAAATTTCCGTCGACCACGGCGATCCAAGCCGAGCCAATGTGGGAGTGACGGGGTACGTACGTGGTATTTTACTTAAATTTCGTCCTTTTGACTTCAAACGAACTTGTGGCTGTGCGAAACCTTTACCTCCTGAGGTATTGCGTGCCGAAATGTCGATATgactatgaggcatgccgtaatggggAACTCCCAAAAACtaattagttttgaccaccttgtctttttttttttttttttttttttttttttaatgctcacCCGAATCTCGAGTAGAGGCGCGCGTTCTTGCATTTTTCATCCGTCGAAAATGCGGTCACCGCGCCCGCGATCGAACTTGCGACCTCGACTCAGCTGGACAACGTTATAGCCACTAACTATATTCAGCTACCCTGGTGGGTTGCACATTTCTCATTTTCAACGAATTACTCGGAAGTTATTTGAAGACCGCGCTGGCGGCAGCTTAGGCCGAGCGTTGCGCGCCTTTTGctccagatggcgccaccattatCGATCCTAATGCCTTTGACAAAgataggtccacctatcgaaacgttggcgaGCCTTTttgaggcactttatccctgtttatataACTCCTATACCACTGTGTGCTAAGCTATCTGTCGGCCCACTTCATGATTTTTGGAGACCGATGCAAAAGGACACACCTACAattcgtcgtcatcatcatcgtcgtcgcctTCATCCTACCTCGATTGCAAGCGCAGAATCCACATTCGATCGAACCCGAGTCCTTAAGTCACTCGACTGCTCGAACCCAACGCTGGTCGAACCCGTTTAGCGAGCTATTCAAAAATCCCGCTGGCGGCAGTCTCAGCCGAGTCTCGCTCCCTCTacccgagatggcgccaccatcctcGCCCCCAACGCGTTGGATCGAACAGGATCGAAACTGCCTGTGAGCGACGTCGCGAATCGCTTGTAACGGTGGTGCGCCTAATGACAAGTCCGAGACCACGCCGCCGTTGAGTTTCGTGTGCAATGTTTTGACTGGTTCGCTCCACACTTACTGGGACGTCGCCGCCGCGCACACATATGTGGGTCatgcgagaagaaaaaaaatatacatcgAGCGTCGCGAAAGCGGTCGATCGCTGTGACACGCCGGCGAAAGCCGCTCCAGTTGGTCACGTTCGATCGTAAACGTGTTTCGCTCCTCGGAATGATTATTCGTCGCGCAGTAGCACGGGGAACGTCGCTTACCGGTTTGACAGCTGGCTGAAAAAGAACACGCGATGATGCGAACGTCGCGTCACCTTGCGGCGGTATATAGCAGCCGTACGGGTGGTAACGGTCCGCTTCTATGTTAATTTTATGCAGTGAAAGTATTCTGCGGTCGTACGTGTTGTTTTCCTCGTTTTCAAAACGCTGTCAGAAAGAACTTCGTTGTGGTTGTTGCCTCACAAATAGTTTGCCTTCTATCACTGgttttcttcttcctcttctcatTTCACAACGAATTCTTCATGGCGATAACACGTGACAACCAAGTGCGCTAAATGCAGTCCGAAATATTAGGCGGGGAGATGAAAACACAATTGGTGGTCTTTGTATAGGTTCTGCGGTTTCTCCTTCGAGCCAGCCTACTTATATAATGGCTACGCTTCAACAAACTATTCCTTAGTGGTTCTGGTAATGTAAGGCTCAGCTGTCGAAAACCGCCCACCCATAACGAACTATTTTTCGCGCCAGTTCGCTTATAACGAATGAAACAATTAAACTGCGGCGCAGCAACGCAGTTCATCATAGTTCATCTGCTGCAGTGCAGTCTACGCcttctgctgcacatttgtaGCTCTGGCTCCGTGTCAAATTTTACCTTTTTTTTAGTTTGATATTGTGTGtgtaagagagaaagagagagtttTGTACTGAGGTCATGTGACGAACGTACGTGgtgcagtccccccccccccccttcttttttttttcagtcatcgACTTTTGCAATCTTGCGAACTCTGAAACGTACTGATTTAATTTGCCCGACTCGGTACTGTTTCTCGTCACGCGCGGCATTCATCTTCCTGCATTCACGCCGAGCGACGACCCATGACCGTATACCTCCGGTCAGCAGCTCTCCTCTAATCTGTTCGCTATCACGAAGCCTCCATGAATTGGCTTCTAAAAATAATACGCGGCGGGGTACGAACAGACGATCATATCCTACAGCTGCGCGTGTCCAAAGCTGATCCTCCCACACGGGTGCAGACGACACGTACGCGCGGATGcagaaaaaagcagaaaaaaaaaaaaagaatccaaGCCCATTGTCGTCTGCTACGCATTCGCTGACAGTCGTCTGCTTTCGGACGTGCTTCGATCGTGATCGATATAAACGCCATAAACCGCACATTTATGCGCGCGTGCGTGAAGCGCGCTCGGGCGTCACAGCCCAGCTGCGCTGCCGGAATTCATTCGCGTTCGCATGGACATGGTGGTGCGTCAGGAAGTGTATGCTACTCTCTGCGCAGTTCGCGCAGCTGAAGTCATCGTCGTCATCTCCGGGGCAATCA contains the following coding sequences:
- the LOC125941255 gene encoding V-type proton ATPase subunit e 1-like yields the protein MPMDERLVASMSAFWLGVAVLSPCFVPRSENRGVIRCMLVCTAACLYLSWLCTYLAQINPLIGPALPKPALLLLDRYWTPTDNQSATTMTPSAGQH